The genomic stretch CCAGTACGCCGCGCTGCAGCCGAAGCATCCAATGCCGACCGAACTTCAATTCATCCACATTGACCGTTTCGGCCGACAGTGCCCGCCGCGTCTCCTCTGACTGCTGGCGAATTCGGTCAAGAATGGCCTGCCGGTGCGATTCCGTCTCCGCGATTTCCTGCAATCGCGCTGCGACAATTCGCTTCCGCTCGTCTTCGAGCTGACGGCGAATCCGAAGCAATGTTTCATATCGAAACTTGAAACGCATCCGACGGCCTCGTCACCCGATCCAGACGCCCGCGCCTCCGCGATACCCTCAGGAACCACGACGAGCCGCGGGTTTCCCATTCGAGTTCGCTCGATTGGCGTTCGCGACGCGTGTCGCCGCGCCGCCCGCCTTCGCTTGTCCGACCACGCCGCGCCCGGGTCCGCCCGGCTCGCTGGTGACCTTCGCCGGAGATTCATCCATCCTCGCGGATAATTCCAGGAGGTCCGCTGCAGCAGCGGCGGAGTCCACGCCCTGCGAAACATCCTGCCTCATGAATTCCTCGAGTGCGGGGCGCATCCGGATCACCATGTCGAACTCAGGGTTCGTCCCGGCCGCATAGGCGCCGATGTTCACGAGGTCCTCAATCTCGTCCCACACCGCCATCATCCGCTTCACGCGCTGCGCCGCGCGGACGTGCTCCGCATTGACGACGTCCGTCATGACCCGGCTGATGCTGTCCAGCACGCTGACCGCCGGATAAAGCCCCCGATTTGCCAACTTCCGACTTAGCACGATGTGACCGTCCAGAATGCCGCGCGCCGCGTCCGAAACCGGATCATTCAAATCGTCCCCTTCGACAAGTACCGTGTAGAGACCCGTGATCGACCCCTGCTCCGTGCGGCCGCTGCGCTCCAGCAGGCGCGGCATCGCTGCAAACACGCTGGGCGGATATCCCTTCGTCGCCGGAGGCTCGCCCGCCGCCAGACCGATCTGCCTCGCGGCCATCGCCATGCGTGTGATCGAATCCACCAGCAGGAGAACATTGGCGCCCTGATCCCGAAAATACTCCGCGACAGCCGTCGCCGCGAACGTCGCGCGCAATCGCATCGGGGGAGATTCATCCGAAGTGGCCACAACGACCACCGAGCGCCGCATGCCTTCGGTCCCAAGGTCTTTTGCTATGAAATCCTGCAACTCGCGGCCGCGCTCGCCGACGAGCGCAATCACGCAAACATCCGCCGACGTGTATCGTGCCATCATGCCCAGGAGCACACTCTTGCCGACGCCCGTTCCCGCGAACACACCGACACGCTGCCCCAGTCCGATGGTCGTCAGCGCATTGATCGAACGAATGCCCACTGACAGCGGTGCATCAATCCGAGGGCGCCCCATCGCCTCCGGAGCGGGCCGGTGAAGGGGATAATACGAATCAACCGACAGTGGCCCGCCGCCATCCATCGGAACGCCCATCGCATTCACCACGCGCCCCAGGAGAGACGGTCCGACCGGAACTTTCTGCGAGCTGGTGACATGCCGTACGCGCTGGCCACTCGCCAGACCTTCGATCTCGGACAGCGGCATGAGGAGCGTCGTTTCTTTTTGAAAACCGATCACCTCGGCTCGAATGACGCGGTCCGGCCCCGTGATGATCTCGCACATCGAGCCGACCGGTGCGGGAATGCCTTTTGCCTGAATCGTCAGGCCCGCCGCCGATGCAACACGGCCCTCGATGGCGAGCGTCGAGACGCGGCGCGCCGTTT from Phycisphaerae bacterium encodes the following:
- a CDS encoding flagellar FliJ family protein, which translates into the protein MRFKFRYETLLRIRRQLEDERKRIVAARLQEIAETESHRQAILDRIRQQSEETRRALSAETVNVDELKFGRHWMLRLQRGVLEADATIVRQRAALAEERVRLAEAARAVKVLVRLKERRQAAYEMEMNRREQLELDEISVLRHGRVGTEDRNERLVGDVGRQT
- a CDS encoding FliI/YscN family ATPase, yielding MSVLAEQIETARRVSTLAIEGRVASAAGLTIQAKGIPAPVGSMCEIITGPDRVIRAEVIGFQKETTLLMPLSEIEGLASGQRVRHVTSSQKVPVGPSLLGRVVNAMGVPMDGGGPLSVDSYYPLHRPAPEAMGRPRIDAPLSVGIRSINALTTIGLGQRVGVFAGTGVGKSVLLGMMARYTSADVCVIALVGERGRELQDFIAKDLGTEGMRRSVVVVATSDESPPMRLRATFAATAVAEYFRDQGANVLLLVDSITRMAMAARQIGLAAGEPPATKGYPPSVFAAMPRLLERSGRTEQGSITGLYTVLVEGDDLNDPVSDAARGILDGHIVLSRKLANRGLYPAVSVLDSISRVMTDVVNAEHVRAAQRVKRMMAVWDEIEDLVNIGAYAAGTNPEFDMVIRMRPALEEFMRQDVSQGVDSAAAAADLLELSARMDESPAKVTSEPGGPGRGVVGQAKAGGAATRVANANRANSNGKPAARRGS